Below is a window of Malus domestica chromosome 13, GDT2T_hap1 DNA.
ccagacattttcaaagatgTTGAAGAGATaagaggtcgaacaaatcaagatcttagaagtgcaagaatggagcttctactggtggagattcaagtgtgctttggaacttaatgccagcctctataaaaatctgcactcgacggagcttcagaaatcgaagaggcgtttgctttctcaaaagctgggctgctcagagaccacgagatgtttgctttctcaaaagttgggctgctcaaagaccacgaaggccgatctcagaaatcgaagaggcgtttgctttctcaaaagctgggttgctcagagaccacgagggccgatctcagaaatcgaagaggcacctacttttccagccttgtcagcacctgtcagctttgaagaaattatgggcattatgtcgaagatttctagtgaagtagaaagcacatgaatcttactgttcaatcacccacttcccattcgcaacattagctcatgggtaccacagataactttgccaaagttctctgacaaagttgagacacgtgaagcttgcagctcccactacaccgctctgaccaagaagggtaaaagaatagcaaagaaacagcactaacaaagtttagacacataaattttgaaggtctagctaccatattattacccacaagggtaaaggaacagtaccactgctggataattggaaagtccctgtgtgtcaacctctgtgcttcgtggcaacatagactagcaaacatgcccaaccttttctcacattcgagaaaacactcccaacaagactgcttgctccaaaatcgaagaggcaccgccctccgaatctcgagagccagactcccaacatgattactttctcaaaaatcgaagagacaccgctttccgaatctcgagagccagacccctagcaggatggctttctaaaaaatcaaaaaggcatcgttctccgaatctcgagagccagatctccgacaggattgcttgttcgaaaaccgaagaggcaccactttcccaacttcaagagccggatctccttggataaagtttgtctgtaatctttacacacaacatcagctttccagataccacagaccacttttttaaagtgctctgacaaagttaaaacatgtgaagctggcagctcccactaccgtgttatgaccaagcagggtaagggaatagcattactacttgttgttagggagactcctatatacgttgacctccatccccaacagacaggcagacctgcaaaaatgcttaacccttcctcatatctgagagggcactcccaaagaagcctttcgaaatattcagctttttttccccccgataatacctctgcaaacaagctatactagagcaagaatatctcatatcatcagggttaaaagcaagagtatcccatatcatgttttttccctgtcttttcctttggccttgttcttacctacaagacaaggagaaagagagcaatcagtcaacacttggaatcaagcttccagtcaggaactgactgcctggaaccccttacttgattacttacctggcattgctctcgagtactcatcttcaacatcttatgcttccagggaagataccgtatctgcctgaggaacatatagggcaagtgagaaggatacaaggaagcatgtggagacaagcgtaacagcacacgtgccgatacatccactactctgtccaaagcaaaagtatcccatatcaacagggtcgaacgtactatagatttgatggacttgttttgaccctcaaattcttcagtcggccttatactctggaggaaaccagaaaaccctccagcctagttcaagaataagcctgtggaaagttacttcttcaaaagcaaaagtatcccatatcatctattctcatttttcttctctttatccttcatgctgcctgcaagataggaagaatgtgaacaatcagccggaactcgaaatcaaagttctgatctgggactgattgcttggagctctgattgcttaccttgtctgtcacctctttcagcagatcccttagctcggcgacttggaagactcctactacatggtttgtatcgcgcttgaccaagcctgaaactacaagtaagcttcaagtgaaattgatacattaccttgtgcatctccaccagttaaagataccacccctggatggaggaagagtacttccagagaagatgccacatctacctacgagacagataaggcaagtcaagacgataccacactccggaacttagaagtttcgtgattacgagatcattctcccacaatatttcctaatgtcatttgtactaaatcattcacttgtactcactaaaagagagcttgaacctatgtacttgtgtaaacccttcacaattaatgagaactcctctatttcatggacgtagccaatataggtgaaccacgtacatctggtgtttgctttcctatctctatccatttatatacttatccacactaatgaccggagcaatctagcgacgatcacaaaaagcgaccgttttcgctacctaggatctatcttgcaagagaacggagaattagatggagatctcaaccatagaatacaagctggatggatgaagtgtaagagtgcatccggcgtgttgtgtgatcgtcgtaggtcactgaagctcaagggaaaattttataggatggcaataaggccagcgatgttgtatggcacagaatgttgggcggtgaagcatcaacacgtacacaaaatgggtgtagcggagataaggatgcttcgtgggatgtgtgggcacacgagaaaggagaagattgtgaatgaggatattcgaggtaaagtaggagtagccgaagttgaaggaaagatgagagaaaattagttacggtggtttggacatgtgcaaagaaggcctactgacgctccggttcgaagatgtgactacggaacagaggttcggggccgaaagggtagaggaagacctaggaaaactttggaagagaccctaagaaaagacttagagtacttggatctaacggaggacatgacacaaaaccgagcgcaatggcgttctaggattcatatagccgaccccacttagtgggaaaaggctttgttgttgttgttgttgtaacttttcttaagttgggttttggacttgctaactcttttttttttttttttttttgggaacctTTCAACCTAAAATAGTTCAAATTATGACAAAGTTAGATTCCATCACTTACGAACTGTTCATTGGATTAGATTCTGTTATCTCGATCATATCCGTTGAAAGATACATACCCTCACTTCGCCttttgaaataatttgattttcacgTACAACACAATAATTTACCTAACACTAATTAGTAAATTAGTATCAtactattttgaaaaaaattattaggaAATTTCACCCACCAATGCCCATGGACgttaaatcaatttgaaattttaattcttatggactttaaaacaataattaataagccaaattgcaagaaaaaaaattaaaaaaaaagaataaaatgagAGTATAAGTATATTCACAATTAGGGGGAGAGTGAGAATTTTGCTCAAATGTATTACTACCCAAGAAACGAAGTTGTTAGCCTTAGTGTTGGATCTAGTTCCATTTTCTGGCTCATTTGGAATGAAATTTTTTACTAAGGCTTGAAATGTAGAAACAGGAAAAAGCTCccataagaccatctccaacccttgggctaaaagccaaattttttagcccggaaaatttggcttttagcccagaaacatttTTTCTGCTCTAACccttctggcctaaaattttagcccggaattattaaagaatgaacttaggctaatttttttcttaaatcaatttttaaaaaaaataaataaatatgtagattattgtaaattaattttatgaacattttaatctaaaaaaaattaaattctgataaatattgaaaaatcattaaatttttCACAAAGCAAGCTACTTTCACCAACCTTTAaactttcaccaaccgttcatCTTTCACCAACCATTCAActccaaactttcaactttcaccaaccgttcaacaccaaactttcaactttcaacaccaaactttcaactttcaccaaccgttcaacacAAAATTTTCAACTTTCACTAACCGTTCATCAATCATCTTCTATATAAACACAGGTTCAATATTAGTTAATCACACAATCTTTCAAccttcaatcatcctctatattcaccaatttttcaactttcaaagagtttttgtttcttaaaaattctcaatatctcatcaatgggTGATAGAAGCAGGCGTAGCAGGGCAATGGAGATGGCACAATACCAAGCAAGGCTTGACATTGAGGATTTAGAACTGATCAACGCCGAAGCTGAACTTGTAAACTCGTTTATGCAATATAAGCACCATGGCGAATCTAGCCATCGTGGTTCTGTCACGGGGCGTTCATTCGTGCAGCGTGATAGAGAAGAGTGTCATGACCAAATGATGAAAGATTATTTCATTGAGCGGCCGAGATTTCCTGCTCATGATTTTCGGAGGCGGTTTCGGATGAGGAGAAAGCTTTTTGAAGGCATCTTGAACGCAGTTGTCAATCATGACCACTACTTTGCAAGGAAGATAGATGCCGTAGGCCAACAAACTCTATCACCTCATCAAAAGCTCACATCTGCATTTCGAATGCTAGCTAATGGGTGCTCTGCTGACGAATATTGCCGACTTGCGGAGAGTACTGCTATTGAGAACCTGAAGCACTTCTGTCAAGtaaaataattagttgcaaaataatattatgtacatcacaaataaaatatcaagaaaaaaaCTCACAATTTCTATGGCGCTCCTTCCACTAGGCATGCCAACCATGGCCCTCTCTAAGCTTCCCTTccataaagtgcatgctttgttgatagtcttccaacgatcataaacaccaccaccGTCCCGCCCGTTGCCGTTGCagttttcttgaaactttgcaatgattttatcccacaaaacctttttattttgatttgtgccaaCTGCACCATCTTCACTAACAGAAACCCATGCCAAGCATAAAGAAACATCTTCCTCAAATGTCCAATTACGACATCTAACATGCTCTCTTGCCATGTAGACtaatttggaaatggaaagaaatgatagaaagataaattggaagaattgtaggagaaaattgaattttgtgtggatgtttgaacaaatacataggtatttatagagtttttgggtaaattttgtgttaaatacatttatttaattattttagccgttggatttaaatttgggccattagatctttttttttaccgttagattttagtatattcaatctcaaccgttggattcattgtattttaaaataatatattttttaaaaataaaatttgaatctggaccgttggatcaaccaacggtccTTAAATTCTGCCCGTCAGATTTTGAAAAGAGCCGTTGGGCTCTGGTGAGTGGCCAACAAGGCCTGACGCTGGGCCCTCTTCCTGTCGGGCTCTGGTTGCAACTTGCGCGCTTGGGGCGCGTGCGCGAGTCGGCGG
It encodes the following:
- the LOC103421278 gene encoding uncharacterized protein — protein: MGDRSRRSRAMEMAQYQARLDIEDLELINAEAELVNSFMQYKHHGESSHRGSVTGRSFVQRDREECHDQMMKDYFIERPRFPAHDFRRRFRMRRKLFEGILNAVVNHDHYFARKIDAVGQQTLSPHQKLTSAFRMLANGCSADEYCRLAESTAIENLKHFCQVK